A genomic window from Bacillus rossius redtenbacheri isolate Brsri chromosome 7, Brsri_v3, whole genome shotgun sequence includes:
- the LOC134534330 gene encoding sulfide:quinone oxidoreductase, mitochondrial isoform X1 has protein sequence MFKRNSWLAVKRFSTTAQKNEKISCKLLVVGGGSGGCSMAAKFSKKLGKNKVVIVEPAAMHYYQPLFTLVGGGLKSLAQAGRPMASVLPREARWLQDEVAEFSPAHNQVRTREGHVVDYEYMIVATGVKLNYDQIPGLLEGLSRPDSGVCSNYSPKYVDLTRKSLEAFIEGNVICTFPKPPVKCPGAPQKIAYLADDFLRKRGKRQSAEVMYNTALPMLFGVKKYADALWQVARRKGVRVNVGRNLLEVKPDRRTAVFEDLTRPGTTEEVEYAVLHVTPPQGPVGALRGCAELTDTAGFLDVHRETLQHARFPSVFGIGDCTNLACSKTAAAVAAQSGVLRRNLEAAMGGSSVLPARYDGYASCPLVTGANKCILAEFDYDMRPLETFPVNQAVERTSMYLLKAHVLPHQYWLAMLSGYWEGPKTIRKLLHLGLSR, from the exons ATGTTTAAAAGAAATAGTTGGTTAGCTGTGAAAAGATTTTCAACTACAgctcaaaaaaatgaaaaaattag TTGCAAATTGCTGGTGGTTGGAGGCGGGTCTGGTGGTTGTTCGATGGCTGCAAAGTTCAGCAAgaaattagggaaaaataaaGTCGTCATTGTCGAACCGGCTGCA ATGCACTACTACCAGCCCTTGTTCACGCTGGTGGGGGGTGGGCTGAAGTCGCTGGCCCAGGCGGGGCGCCCCATGGCCTCCGTGCTGCCCCGGGAGGCCCGCTGGCTGCAGGACGAGGTCGCGGAGTTCAGCCCCGCCCACAACCAGGTGCGCACGCGCGAGGGCCACGTCGTCGACTACGAGTACATGATCGTGGCGACGGGCGTCAAGCTCAACTACGACCAG ATCCCGGGACTGCTGGAGGGTCTGTCGCGGCCGGACAGCGGGGTGTGCTCCAACTACTCCCCGAAGTACGTGGACCTGACCCGCAAGTCGCTGGAGGCCTTCATCGAGGGCAACGTCATCTGCACGTTCCCGAAGCCACCCGTCAAGTGCCCGGGGGCGCCTCAGAAGATAGCGTACCTGGCAGACGACTTTCTCAGGAAG CGCGGGAAGCGGCAGTCGGCGGAGGTGATGTACAACACGGCGCTGCCCATGCTGTTCGGCGTGAAGAAGTACGCTGACGCGCTGTGGCAGGTGGCACGACGGAAGGGCGTGCGTGTGAACGTCGGCAGGAACCTGCTGGAAGTGAAGCCCGACCGGAGGACTGCAGTGTTCGAGGACCTGACCAGGCCCGGCACCACGGAGGAGGTAGAG TACGCGGTGCTCCACGTGACGCCCCCCCAGGGCCCGGTGGGCGCCCTGCGCGGCTGCGCGGAGCTCACGGACACGGCAGGCTTCCTGGACGTGCACAGGGAGACGCTGCAGCACGCTCGCTTCCCCAGCGTGTTCGGCATCGGAGACTGCACCAATCTCGCCTGCTCCAAGACCGCAGCGGCTGTGG CGGCCCAGAGCGGGGTGCTGCGTCGCAACCTGGAGGCCGCGATGGGGGGCTCCTCCGTGCTGCCCGCCCGCTACGACGGCTACGCGTCCTGCCCGCTCGTCACGGGCGCCAACAAGTGCATCCTGGCGGAGTTCGACTACGACATGCGGCCGCTGGAGACGTTCCCCGTGAACCAGGCGGTGGAGCGCACCTCCATGTACCTGCTGAAGGCCCACGTGCTGCCCCACCAGTACTGGCTCGCCATGCTCAG TGGGTATTGGGAAGGACCAAAAACAATCAGGAAGCTGTTGCACCTTGGGTTGAGCAGGTGA
- the LOC134534329 gene encoding uncharacterized protein LOC134534329, producing the protein MDENSSVACRGLRTERTAVDRELWAWYCRARGGAARGVTRSALQRHARLAFSRAGVHDFKASDGWYRRWISRWQKRGPVTASDVPGDAAEAVEREEVVQLSAEMPESGSDGRGRTDGGASPGWSAATPLQVTGAPGKEGSTGEDAVAEPEVRATLSDPSRVAEDSPPSNGFLNGIFKQSCPAGDDAVAPGGDLADGGQRGQPGPREGGEGPRSLGEDSLDIMDYLTLHVTESCDGSQFPGGGDCMSHSNTIDHILGCATPCKDGARVSGDCVSRGEASPAAVAASRDPVAGDKKLKKKKKKRLLSKPLKKGERYLPRFKEKVLTYASTHTLKETAHKFKVKDSTVSIWKKDKLLVNSEAPGGRAPAPREGAGSPESEQLLTWLRACREAGHQVSREEVRQRAERLAAQCDGSAPGRWLLMWADRLQKRPSDEELELKVTSDHEKERHIRYPTAFKVEVAKFADCHSQNRASVTFNISRKRVFEWFNLFKKNQNAPEGEARRGAGGRPPADAQVDAEVWAWFQQQRRRPSSLQVGQKGAELYRARGHAHMQCSHGWYRRWRQRHAAGTAPRDEDGPLLEWALTQLERGRAVCLSDLQARAVTLLAGSKAEHFKASRGWAMRFCRGYPELLRRRPAPSCALPRCLARKVGEFRASVRGLGLGPHALGCVGELHVWLPAEGPDSATRPPLLRRPERSNCYVTVVLACLADGTLLPAFVTTMGNSDVVSDERGVLVVRQRNARMDERSMKLWLEHVWFKSVTSPSALVMDCHDAHTGPAVREACAARDTRCLVMPGGCSSRLQPLDVAVRDRFQDAVERQWAAGRARPACSWDGGSARKLPGPLEVARWVAAAHEHVATTMQETIRRSFLVTGLSVAADHSEDHFIDNLPMAAASSEQFSVPVQSDSVATKAPGPHG; encoded by the exons GCGTGCCGCGGGCTGCGGACGGAGCGCACGGCGGTCGACCGGGAGCTGTGGGCGTGGTACTGCCGTGCGAGGGGCGGCGCGGCGCGAGGCGTGACCAGGAGCGCGCTGCAGAGGCACGCACGGCTGGCCTTCAGCCGCGCCGGCGTCCACGACTTCAAG GCTAGCGACGGGTGGTACCGCCGCTGGATCAGCCGATGGCAGAAGCGGGGTCCCGTGACCGCGAGCGACGTGCCGGGAGATGCGGCAGAAGCGGTGGAACGCGAGGAGGTTGTGCAGCTCTCTGCGGAGATGCCGGAGTCGGGCAGTGATGGCAGGGGACGTACTGACGGAGGGGCATCTCCCGGCTGGAGTGCCGCAACACCGCTTCAGGTAACAGGAGCACCGGGGAAGGAGGGGAGTACCGGTGAAGATGCAGTGGCAGAACCAGAAGTCCGAGCCACGTTGTCAGACCCATCTCGTGTCGCCGAGGATTCGCCGCCATCGAACGGCTTCTTGAACGGAATTTTCAAGCAGAGTTGTCCGGCCGGAGATGACGCTGTTGCGCCCGGCGGCGACCTCGCGGACGGGGGCCAGCGGGGGCAGCCCGGGCCGCGAGAGGGGGGCGAGGGTCCCAGGAGCCTCGGCGAGGACTCCCTGGACATCATGGACTACCTGACCCTCCACGTCACGGAGAGTTGCGACGGGTCGCAGTTCCCGGGAGGCGGCGACTGCATGTCTCACTCCAACACCATCGACCACATCCTGGGCTGCGCGACGCCGTGCAAGGATGGGGCCCGTGTGTCGGGGGACTGCGTCTCCCGGGGGGAGGCCTCGCCCGCCGCCGTAGCTGCGAGCCGGGACCCCGTCGCAGGAGACAAGAAGCtcaaaaagaagaagaagaagagattGCTGAGTAAGCCCCTGAAGAAGGGCGAACGCTACCTGCCCAGGTTCAAGGAGAAGGTGCTCACGTACGCATCGACCCACACGCTCAAGGAAACAGCGcacaagttcaaggtcaaggattCCACAGTTTCTATTTGGAAGAAGGACAAACTGCTGGTGAATTCTGAA GCGCCAGGAGGGCGGGCACCCGCGCCCCGGGAGGGGGCAGGCTCCCCGGAGAGCGAGCAGCTCCTGACCTGGCTGCGGGCGTGCAGGGAGGCGGGCCACCAGGTGTCCCGGGAGGAGGTGAGGCAGAGGGCGGAGCGACTGGCCGCGCAGTGCGACGGGTCGGCACCCGGCCGCTGGCTCCTCATGTGGGCGGACAG ACTGCAGAAGCGGCCGAGTGACGAGGAGCTGGAGCTGAAGGTGACCTCGGACCACGAGAAGGAACGGCACATACGATACCCGACTGCCTTCAAGGTGGAAGTGGCCAAGTTCGCAGACTGCCACAGTCAAAACAGAGCGTCGGTGACATTCAACATCTCCAGGAAGAGGGTTTTCGAGTGGTTCAACCTCTTCAAGAAGAACCAGAATG CGCCGGAGGGcgaggcgcggcgcggcgcgggcgGGCGGCCGCCGGCAGACGCGCAGGTGGACGCGGAGGTCTGGGCGTGGTTCCAGCAGCAGCGCCGGAGGCCCAGCTCGCTACAG GTTGGGCAGAAGGGGGCGGAGCTGTACCGGGCGCGCGGCCACGCCCACATGCAGTGCTCGCACGGCTGGTACCGCCGCTGGAGGCAGCGCCACGCGGCAGGCACGGCGCCGCGCGACGAGGACGGGCCGCTGCTGGAGTGGGCGCTGACGCAGCTGGAGCGCGGCCGTGCGGTCTGCCTCTCCGACCTTCAGGCGCGCGCCGTGACGCTCCTGGCTGGCTCCAAGGCTGAGCACTTCAAG GCATCGCGAGGCTGGGCCATGCGGTTCTGCCGGGGCTACCCCGAGCTGCTGCGCCGCCGCCCCGCGCCGAGCTGCGCGCTGCCGCGCTGCCTGGCGCGCAAGGTGGGGGAGTTCCGGGCGAGCGTGCGGGGGCTGGGCCTGGGGCCTCACGCCCTGGGCTGCGTGGGAGAGCTGCACGTCTGGCTGCCGGCCG AGGGACCGGACTCCGCGACCCGCCCCCCCCTCCTCAGGCGGCCGGAGCGAAGCAACTGCTACGTCACGGTCGTGCTGGCGTGCCTGGCCGACGGCACTCTCCTGCCTGCCTTCGTCACGACCATG GGGAACTCGGACGTGGTTTCGGACGAGCGAGGAGTGTTGGTCGTCCGGCAGCGGAACGCTCGCATGGACGAGCGAAGCATGAAGCTCTGGCTCGAGCATGTGTGGTTCAA GAGCGTGACGTCGCCCAGCGCGCTGGTGATGGACTGCCACGACGCGCACACGGGCCCAGCTGTGCGAGAGGCGTGCGCGGCGCGAGACACGCGCTGCCTGGTCATGCCCGGGGGCTGCTCCTCCAGGCTGCAGCCGCTCGACGTGGCCGTGCGGGACCGCTTCCAG GATGCGGTGGAGAGGCAGTGGGCGGCCGGGAGGGCACGGCCGGCGTGCTCCTGGGACGGAGGGAGCGCGCGGAAGCTGCCGGGACCCCTCGAGGTGGCACGGTGGGTCGCAGCAGCACACGAGCACGTCGCGACCACCATGCAG GAGACCATCAGGCGGAGCTTCCTAGTGACTGGTCTGAGTGTCGCAGCGGATCACAGCGAGGATCACTTCATCGACAATCTGCCCATGGCTGCAGCCAGCAGCGAGCAGTTCTCTGTTCCCGTGCAGAGCGACAGTGTTGCCACTAAGGCACCGGGGCCGCATGGCTAA
- the LOC134534330 gene encoding sulfide:quinone oxidoreductase, mitochondrial isoform X2, with protein MFKRNSWLAVKRFSTTAQKNEKISCKLLVVGGGSGGCSMAAKFSKKLGKNKVVIVEPAAMHYYQPLFTLVGGGLKSLAQAGRPMASVLPREARWLQDEVAEFSPAHNQIPGLLEGLSRPDSGVCSNYSPKYVDLTRKSLEAFIEGNVICTFPKPPVKCPGAPQKIAYLADDFLRKRGKRQSAEVMYNTALPMLFGVKKYADALWQVARRKGVRVNVGRNLLEVKPDRRTAVFEDLTRPGTTEEVEYAVLHVTPPQGPVGALRGCAELTDTAGFLDVHRETLQHARFPSVFGIGDCTNLACSKTAAAVAAQSGVLRRNLEAAMGGSSVLPARYDGYASCPLVTGANKCILAEFDYDMRPLETFPVNQAVERTSMYLLKAHVLPHQYWLAMLSGYWEGPKTIRKLLHLGLSR; from the exons ATGTTTAAAAGAAATAGTTGGTTAGCTGTGAAAAGATTTTCAACTACAgctcaaaaaaatgaaaaaattag TTGCAAATTGCTGGTGGTTGGAGGCGGGTCTGGTGGTTGTTCGATGGCTGCAAAGTTCAGCAAgaaattagggaaaaataaaGTCGTCATTGTCGAACCGGCTGCA ATGCACTACTACCAGCCCTTGTTCACGCTGGTGGGGGGTGGGCTGAAGTCGCTGGCCCAGGCGGGGCGCCCCATGGCCTCCGTGCTGCCCCGGGAGGCCCGCTGGCTGCAGGACGAGGTCGCGGAGTTCAGCCCCGCCCACAACCAG ATCCCGGGACTGCTGGAGGGTCTGTCGCGGCCGGACAGCGGGGTGTGCTCCAACTACTCCCCGAAGTACGTGGACCTGACCCGCAAGTCGCTGGAGGCCTTCATCGAGGGCAACGTCATCTGCACGTTCCCGAAGCCACCCGTCAAGTGCCCGGGGGCGCCTCAGAAGATAGCGTACCTGGCAGACGACTTTCTCAGGAAG CGCGGGAAGCGGCAGTCGGCGGAGGTGATGTACAACACGGCGCTGCCCATGCTGTTCGGCGTGAAGAAGTACGCTGACGCGCTGTGGCAGGTGGCACGACGGAAGGGCGTGCGTGTGAACGTCGGCAGGAACCTGCTGGAAGTGAAGCCCGACCGGAGGACTGCAGTGTTCGAGGACCTGACCAGGCCCGGCACCACGGAGGAGGTAGAG TACGCGGTGCTCCACGTGACGCCCCCCCAGGGCCCGGTGGGCGCCCTGCGCGGCTGCGCGGAGCTCACGGACACGGCAGGCTTCCTGGACGTGCACAGGGAGACGCTGCAGCACGCTCGCTTCCCCAGCGTGTTCGGCATCGGAGACTGCACCAATCTCGCCTGCTCCAAGACCGCAGCGGCTGTGG CGGCCCAGAGCGGGGTGCTGCGTCGCAACCTGGAGGCCGCGATGGGGGGCTCCTCCGTGCTGCCCGCCCGCTACGACGGCTACGCGTCCTGCCCGCTCGTCACGGGCGCCAACAAGTGCATCCTGGCGGAGTTCGACTACGACATGCGGCCGCTGGAGACGTTCCCCGTGAACCAGGCGGTGGAGCGCACCTCCATGTACCTGCTGAAGGCCCACGTGCTGCCCCACCAGTACTGGCTCGCCATGCTCAG TGGGTATTGGGAAGGACCAAAAACAATCAGGAAGCTGTTGCACCTTGGGTTGAGCAGGTGA